A genomic segment from Chitinophaga niabensis encodes:
- a CDS encoding acyl-CoA carboxylase subunit beta gives MEEQQLEFNKNEDHMRRLVSTMKQRLSVIEQGGGKKSIEKLRQRGKMTVRERIGYLTDKNTPFTEIGAFTAYDMYSEHGGCPAGGTVAGLGYVSGRQCMIIANDMTVKAGAWFPLTGKKNLRLQEIAMENHLPVIYLVDSAGVYLPLQDEIFPDKEHFGRIFRNNAKMSAMGITQIAAVMGSCVAGGAYLPIMSDEVLMVEGNGSIFLAGPYLVKAAIGEDVDAETLGGAVTHTEISGIADYKFKTEAACLDRIKQIVSRLGKPADAGFDHIAPVAPLKSADELYGIIPVDSSKSYDVHEVIKRLVDGSVFDEYKEDYGKTILCGYARIEGWAVGIVANQRKIVKSKKGEMQMGGVIYNDSADKAARFIMNCNQKKIPLLFLQDVTGFMVGSRSEHAGIIKDGAKLVNAVANSVVPKITVIIGNSYGAGNYAMCGKAYDPRFIFAWPNAKIAVMGGEQAAKTLLQIQVASLKAKGEVITPEAEEKLLKDITDRYNAQTTPYYAAARLWVDEIIEPVNTRKIVAECLKACNHAPVAETFRTGVIQV, from the coding sequence ATGGAGGAACAGCAATTGGAATTTAATAAGAATGAAGACCATATGCGCAGGCTGGTCAGCACCATGAAACAACGTTTATCGGTGATTGAACAGGGCGGCGGAAAGAAAAGTATAGAGAAACTTCGCCAGCGTGGTAAAATGACCGTTCGCGAGCGCATCGGTTACCTGACTGACAAGAATACCCCCTTTACAGAAATTGGTGCATTTACGGCTTATGATATGTATTCCGAGCATGGAGGATGCCCTGCCGGAGGTACGGTAGCCGGATTAGGTTATGTAAGCGGCCGGCAGTGCATGATCATCGCCAACGATATGACGGTGAAGGCCGGGGCCTGGTTCCCGCTCACCGGTAAAAAGAACCTCCGCCTGCAGGAAATTGCCATGGAAAACCACCTGCCGGTTATTTACCTGGTAGATAGCGCCGGTGTATACCTTCCCCTGCAGGACGAAATATTCCCGGATAAAGAACACTTCGGAAGGATCTTCCGGAACAATGCTAAAATGAGTGCCATGGGCATTACACAGATCGCTGCGGTAATGGGAAGCTGTGTAGCCGGTGGTGCCTATCTTCCTATTATGAGTGATGAAGTGCTGATGGTGGAAGGCAACGGCTCCATTTTCCTGGCAGGGCCTTACCTCGTTAAAGCTGCCATCGGGGAAGATGTGGATGCGGAAACATTAGGTGGCGCCGTTACACATACAGAGATCTCCGGTATTGCAGATTATAAGTTCAAAACAGAAGCGGCGTGCCTGGACAGGATCAAACAAATTGTTTCCCGGTTGGGAAAACCTGCGGATGCAGGATTTGATCATATCGCCCCTGTTGCCCCGCTGAAATCTGCGGATGAATTATATGGTATCATTCCGGTAGACAGCTCAAAGTCCTATGATGTACATGAAGTGATCAAACGTCTGGTGGACGGCTCTGTGTTTGATGAATACAAAGAAGATTATGGCAAGACCATCCTCTGCGGATATGCCCGTATAGAAGGCTGGGCAGTGGGCATTGTGGCTAACCAGCGTAAGATAGTGAAGAGCAAAAAAGGAGAGATGCAGATGGGCGGTGTGATCTATAACGACAGCGCAGATAAAGCGGCGCGTTTTATCATGAACTGTAACCAAAAGAAAATACCCCTGCTCTTTTTGCAGGATGTAACGGGCTTTATGGTGGGCAGCAGAAGTGAACATGCCGGCATTATTAAAGATGGTGCAAAGCTGGTGAATGCCGTGGCTAATTCCGTAGTGCCCAAGATCACCGTGATCATAGGTAATTCTTATGGCGCAGGCAATTACGCGATGTGCGGAAAAGCTTACGACCCACGTTTCATCTTTGCATGGCCGAATGCAAAAATAGCGGTGATGGGAGGAGAGCAGGCAGCCAAAACATTATTGCAGATCCAGGTAGCATCCCTCAAAGCAAAAGGAGAAGTGATCACACCTGAAGCAGAAGAGAAATTACTGAAGGATATTACAGACAGGTATAATGCACAAACCACTCCTTACTATGCAGCCGCAAGGTTGTGGGTGGATGAGATCATTGAACCGGTGAACACCAGGAAGATTGTGGCAGAATGCCTGAAAGCCTGTAACCATGCACCTGTTGCCGAAACGTTCCGCACAGGGGTGATACAGGTGTAA
- a CDS encoding DinB family protein, giving the protein MSTLIVLSESLQHIYHGQPWLEVTVMEHLQETDAVQASKRIGNSHNIWELVNHLIWWNKNVIRKLYGEAPDQDGDLPDFYFPENHGENNWQATLNRLEHSITEMVETVRNFPEEKLFTPVPNTQHNAYYYIQGVLQHVPYHLGQIVLLRKYA; this is encoded by the coding sequence ATGTCCACACTTATCGTATTATCAGAATCTTTGCAGCATATTTACCACGGTCAGCCATGGCTGGAGGTAACCGTTATGGAGCATTTGCAGGAAACAGATGCGGTACAGGCATCTAAACGGATAGGCAACTCCCACAACATCTGGGAGCTGGTGAACCACCTGATCTGGTGGAACAAGAACGTGATCCGCAAACTATATGGAGAAGCGCCCGACCAGGACGGCGACCTGCCTGATTTCTATTTCCCTGAAAATCACGGGGAAAATAACTGGCAGGCTACCTTAAACCGCCTGGAACATTCCATTACCGAAATGGTGGAAACCGTCAGGAACTTCCCGGAGGAAAAGCTATTCACGCCGGTACCCAATACCCAGCACAATGCCTATTACTATATACAGGGCGTATTGCAGCACGTGCCCTATCACCTGGGGCAGATCGTACTGCTAAGGAAATATGCTTAA
- a CDS encoding DUF1624 domain-containing protein, with product MHRIYSIDVLRGLIMIIMALDHVRDFFHVSAMTSDPLDLQTTNPALYFTRWITHFCAPLFVFLSGLSVHLMNGRKSKAAISKYLFTRGLWLILIEVTVVSFGLTFNPLMNLAILQVIWAIGVSFLALSLLVFLPWQAVLGIGLLITLSHNLLDTANHSVFMEFAHNTRYTYYQVLPGHGVIVFYPFLPWIGILLMGYGLGRIFRQNIPVARRRRILLTAGSTMVVLFFVLRGINVYGDPRTWASQATALKTFYSFMNVTKYPPSLMYSLITIGIGLIALAALEHARGRFADIAKVYGSVPFFYYILHFYIIHTLCVIVFFASGYGTDQIVNMQVPFLFRPPEFGFPLWVVYIIWIAVVAVLYRPCKWFSQYKRTHKQWWLSYL from the coding sequence ATGCATCGAATTTATTCAATTGACGTTTTGCGGGGGCTTATTATGATCATTATGGCGTTAGACCATGTACGGGATTTCTTTCACGTATCTGCGATGACGAGTGATCCCTTAGACCTGCAAACAACAAACCCCGCCCTCTACTTTACCAGATGGATCACCCATTTCTGTGCCCCGCTTTTTGTTTTCCTCTCCGGTTTATCCGTTCACCTTATGAATGGCAGGAAAAGTAAAGCTGCCATCAGTAAATACTTATTTACGCGTGGCCTCTGGCTCATCCTGATAGAGGTCACCGTAGTATCCTTTGGCCTCACTTTCAACCCTTTGATGAACCTGGCCATCCTGCAGGTGATCTGGGCCATCGGTGTTAGCTTCCTGGCTTTATCCCTATTGGTGTTCCTGCCCTGGCAGGCTGTACTGGGCATAGGTTTGCTGATCACCCTCAGCCATAACCTGCTGGATACCGCAAACCATAGTGTGTTCATGGAGTTTGCACACAATACCCGTTATACCTATTACCAGGTACTTCCCGGTCATGGTGTGATCGTATTCTATCCTTTCCTTCCATGGATAGGCATTCTGCTGATGGGTTACGGATTGGGCAGGATCTTCCGGCAGAATATACCTGTTGCCAGGCGTCGCAGGATCCTGCTCACTGCAGGTTCAACGATGGTGGTACTCTTCTTTGTACTCAGAGGCATTAATGTATATGGCGATCCCCGTACCTGGGCTTCCCAGGCAACGGCGCTGAAAACGTTCTATTCCTTCATGAACGTCACCAAATATCCCCCATCCCTGATGTACTCACTGATCACAATAGGGATAGGACTCATAGCCCTGGCCGCTTTAGAACATGCCCGCGGAAGATTCGCAGATATTGCGAAAGTATATGGCAGTGTTCCTTTCTTCTACTACATCCTGCATTTTTATATCATTCACACGTTGTGTGTGATCGTATTTTTTGCATCAGGATATGGTACAGATCAGATCGTGAACATGCAGGTGCCGTTTTTATTCCGGCCGCCGGAATTCGGTTTTCCTTTATGGGTAGTATATATTATCTGGATAGCTGTGGTAGCTGTTTTGTACCGGCCCTGCAAATGGTTCTCGCAATATAAGCGAACCCATAAGCAATGGTGGTTGAGTTATCTTTAA
- a CDS encoding bifunctional helix-turn-helix transcriptional regulator/GNAT family N-acetyltransferase encodes MDQLISNIRQFNRYYTKQLGLLQQHFFDTDYSLTDIRVLYEIDFNGQTTATGIREALQIDAGYLSRILRNFEKKGLILKHPLPEDGRSYYLQLTARGKKLMAGMNERSNGQIREMLKDLRPAEREKIANSMNILRNLLKAPDSTPALEDVVIRHGLQPGDIGDMIRLHGILYAQEYQYDLAFETYVTQTLYEFMQTYDPARDRVWLAYCYGELIGMIAIIGKGRGVAQLRWFLLRPEFRGIGLGKKLMGEAMAFCRQQNFRSVYLLTTHQQTTAGSMYTKAGFVKTASTPQRIWGHDLYEERYELKLR; translated from the coding sequence ATGGACCAGCTTATTTCTAACATCCGCCAGTTCAACCGGTATTACACCAAACAACTGGGATTGTTGCAGCAGCACTTCTTTGATACGGACTATTCCTTAACGGACATCAGGGTGCTTTACGAAATAGATTTTAACGGGCAGACCACGGCTACCGGTATCCGGGAGGCTTTGCAGATAGATGCAGGTTATCTCAGCAGGATCCTGCGCAACTTTGAGAAGAAAGGATTGATCCTCAAACATCCTTTGCCGGAAGATGGCCGCTCTTATTATTTGCAGTTAACGGCCCGGGGTAAAAAGCTGATGGCGGGTATGAACGAGCGCTCTAACGGGCAGATCCGGGAAATGCTGAAAGACCTGCGCCCTGCAGAGCGGGAAAAGATAGCCAACTCCATGAATATCCTGCGTAATCTCCTGAAAGCGCCGGACAGTACACCTGCGCTGGAAGATGTTGTTATACGCCATGGCCTGCAGCCGGGCGATATCGGGGATATGATCCGTTTACATGGTATCCTGTATGCACAGGAGTATCAATACGACCTGGCATTTGAAACCTATGTTACCCAAACGCTGTATGAATTTATGCAAACCTATGATCCTGCAAGGGACAGGGTTTGGCTGGCATACTGCTACGGGGAGCTGATAGGGATGATAGCGATCATCGGGAAAGGGAGAGGAGTGGCGCAATTACGCTGGTTCCTGCTCCGGCCTGAATTCAGAGGCATAGGCCTGGGCAAAAAGCTCATGGGCGAAGCCATGGCTTTTTGCAGGCAACAAAATTTCAGGTCTGTTTACCTGCTCACCACACATCAGCAAACTACAGCAGGCAGCATGTATACGAAAGCCGGTTTCGTTAAAACCGCTTCCACACCACAGCGCATCTGGGGGCACGACCTGTATGAAGAAAGATATGAACTAAAGCTGCGTTAA
- a CDS encoding M64 family metallopeptidase: MKTLVKGLCVLLILISVRVSGAINIQRNGSLNYTPILNNGPVSVKYDIVFVGDGFTAAQQAAFNTAVDQAVQALRNLQPYGSRMCAFNIWRVNVVSAESGVDHPADGVFVNTELDCRYGNPAAMEAERCVTSSSPAKCYEAGNFAPAADAVFVLVNDTQWGGCAGGLVFSSIAAGFAGIITHELGHKVGGLADEYDCYMCDGSDDNRTYQAAWGEPAAKNLTINTNRATIKWGSFINATTPLPTTSNVPAGVVGLWEGGGYYRFGIYRSQFNCQMRDLNEFCAACNQEMNIILSGKCTACEIDPAGLLCAFLKNLDRFKWINWRCRFRWPIPGCPFCPPDFSRDDIIRVVLEGIDPREFNISVIDATGKVVTMGQGSEKGVELSFSRKSGSKANYFVEVSAKSEASQGKVSTIKTNLFINNKEVAMY, from the coding sequence ATGAAAACACTTGTTAAAGGATTATGCGTGTTATTGATCTTAATATCCGTTCGTGTAAGCGGTGCTATCAATATACAAAGGAACGGGTCCCTCAATTATACACCCATACTTAACAACGGTCCTGTTTCCGTGAAGTACGACATCGTATTTGTAGGTGATGGATTCACTGCCGCACAGCAGGCTGCTTTTAATACGGCAGTGGACCAAGCTGTTCAGGCCCTGCGCAATCTTCAACCCTATGGCAGCAGAATGTGTGCCTTTAATATCTGGCGCGTGAATGTGGTATCTGCTGAATCCGGCGTAGACCATCCTGCGGATGGGGTTTTCGTTAACACGGAGCTGGATTGCCGGTATGGCAACCCTGCGGCCATGGAAGCGGAAAGATGCGTCACCAGCAGCTCTCCGGCTAAATGTTATGAAGCAGGCAACTTTGCTCCTGCAGCTGATGCCGTATTTGTATTAGTAAATGATACGCAATGGGGCGGTTGTGCCGGAGGCCTTGTTTTCTCTTCCATAGCCGCAGGTTTTGCCGGTATCATCACGCATGAATTAGGGCATAAAGTAGGCGGGCTTGCAGATGAATACGATTGTTATATGTGCGATGGTTCAGATGATAACCGAACTTACCAGGCAGCCTGGGGAGAACCTGCTGCCAAAAACCTCACCATCAATACAAACCGTGCCACTATCAAATGGGGTTCTTTCATTAACGCCACCACTCCCCTGCCTACCACTTCCAACGTACCTGCCGGTGTGGTAGGGTTATGGGAAGGCGGCGGATACTATCGTTTTGGTATCTACCGCTCACAGTTCAATTGCCAGATGCGCGACCTCAATGAGTTCTGCGCAGCCTGCAACCAGGAAATGAATATCATCCTTTCCGGGAAATGCACCGCCTGTGAAATTGATCCTGCAGGATTGCTCTGTGCCTTCCTCAAAAACCTGGACCGCTTCAAATGGATCAACTGGCGCTGCAGGTTCCGCTGGCCTATTCCGGGCTGCCCCTTCTGCCCGCCTGATTTCAGCAGGGATGATATTATCCGTGTTGTACTGGAAGGCATTGATCCCCGCGAATTCAATATATCGGTGATAGACGCTACCGGTAAAGTAGTGACCATGGGCCAGGGTTCGGAAAAAGGCGTGGAACTTTCCTTTAGCCGCAAATCAGGCAGCAAGGCTAACTACTTCGTGGAAGTAAGCGCTAAAAGTGAAGCCAGCCAGGGTAAAGTATCCACCATCAAAACCAACCTGTTCATCAATAACAAAGAGGTGGCGATGTACTAA
- a CDS encoding M1 family metallopeptidase, with amino-acid sequence MIIRTMILFLLLAQYAKAQQSSFVGTYQFNINPIRIFAVKEENDSLRFSENGKNFLTMFPLGGNKYRIDVVKPEAIVEFTKSKMIVHQGGGDYDCLKVWDMPNFPKAKRVPNRKNGFTRADTLRGKLSPLRACYDVTYYHLTVEVFPATHTLQGNTLIRFNTVNPFRELQVDLYENMPIDSIIYKGQLLTYTREFDAVFVQFPALIPKGSKEEFRVYYHGQPQEPDMTVGMNGGVLWRKDTSGKTFAQVVMQGSGASLWWPNKDHLSDESDSTLISVIVPDDVQNISNGRLRNKVNLPGNRTLTEWFVSYPINNYNVTFNIGDYAHFSDTYGDLTLDYYCLPIHLERARWLSAKVKPMLEQFEKHFGPYPFPRDGFKLIETIHAMEHQSAVALGGFYGDTTEMMRLMWHEVAHEWWGNNVSMKDFADFWLHEGFATYAEKMMVEYKYGYEAALKALEREKADNKEPMIGEYDVNHVFYNLYDVYSKGCRVIHTLRSVLNNDTLFFDILRGIQKDYACKTVTTQEIEAYISKKANMDLTAFFQQYLRTIKVPELAYYMEGRELHYKWNNTVPGFKMPVKVMLDNEMYVFLYPENDWKSITTKYLKEKTFKVDKDNFYVELKKEKAR; translated from the coding sequence ATGATTATTCGGACGATGATCCTCTTTTTATTGCTGGCGCAATATGCAAAAGCCCAACAAAGCAGCTTTGTTGGCACCTACCAATTTAACATCAACCCCATCCGCATTTTTGCCGTAAAGGAAGAAAATGATTCCCTTCGCTTTTCAGAGAATGGGAAGAATTTCCTGACCATGTTCCCCCTTGGCGGAAATAAATACCGGATCGACGTGGTGAAACCGGAAGCGATCGTGGAGTTTACCAAAAGTAAAATGATCGTTCATCAGGGAGGAGGGGATTACGATTGCCTGAAAGTATGGGATATGCCAAATTTTCCGAAAGCCAAAAGGGTCCCTAACCGGAAGAACGGTTTTACCCGGGCAGATACTTTAAGAGGCAAACTGAGCCCGCTGAGGGCCTGTTACGATGTTACCTATTATCACCTCACCGTAGAAGTGTTTCCTGCCACGCACACCCTTCAGGGTAATACCCTGATACGCTTCAATACGGTAAACCCTTTCCGGGAACTACAGGTAGACCTCTATGAGAACATGCCCATCGACAGCATCATCTATAAAGGACAGCTCTTAACCTATACCCGGGAGTTTGATGCGGTATTTGTACAGTTCCCTGCGCTTATCCCAAAGGGTAGCAAAGAAGAATTCAGGGTATATTATCATGGCCAGCCACAGGAGCCGGACATGACTGTAGGTATGAATGGCGGTGTACTCTGGCGTAAGGATACAAGCGGAAAAACTTTTGCGCAGGTAGTCATGCAAGGCTCCGGCGCCAGCCTCTGGTGGCCGAATAAAGATCATCTCTCCGATGAATCGGACAGTACACTGATCAGTGTGATCGTACCGGATGATGTACAGAATATCTCTAACGGAAGATTACGGAATAAGGTCAACCTGCCCGGCAACAGAACATTAACGGAATGGTTCGTGAGCTATCCTATTAATAATTATAACGTAACCTTCAATATCGGGGACTATGCGCATTTCTCTGATACCTATGGTGATCTTACGCTGGACTACTATTGCCTGCCCATTCACCTGGAAAGGGCGCGCTGGCTCTCTGCCAAAGTGAAGCCCATGCTGGAGCAATTCGAGAAACATTTTGGCCCCTATCCATTTCCACGGGATGGTTTTAAACTGATAGAAACCATACACGCCATGGAACACCAGAGTGCTGTAGCGCTGGGTGGCTTTTACGGGGATACCACGGAAATGATGAGATTGATGTGGCATGAAGTGGCGCATGAATGGTGGGGAAATAATGTTTCCATGAAAGACTTCGCGGATTTCTGGTTGCATGAAGGGTTTGCCACCTATGCGGAGAAAATGATGGTGGAATATAAGTATGGATATGAGGCCGCATTAAAAGCACTGGAACGGGAAAAAGCAGATAATAAAGAGCCCATGATCGGAGAGTATGATGTGAACCATGTTTTTTACAACCTGTATGATGTGTATTCCAAAGGTTGCCGGGTGATCCATACCCTGCGGAGTGTGCTGAACAACGATACGCTTTTCTTTGATATACTGCGCGGTATTCAGAAGGATTATGCCTGTAAAACGGTAACCACGCAGGAGATAGAAGCCTATATCAGTAAAAAGGCGAACATGGACCTCACTGCTTTTTTTCAACAATACTTAAGGACCATAAAAGTACCCGAACTGGCGTATTACATGGAAGGCAGGGAATTGCATTATAAATGGAACAACACCGTACCCGGATTTAAAATGCCGGTGAAGGTGATGCTGGATAATGAGATGTATGTATTCCTCTATCCTGAAAACGACTGGAAATCCATCACCACCAAATACCTGAAAGAGAAGACCTTTAAAGTGGATAAAGATAATTTCTATGTAGAGCTGAAGAAAGAGAAGGCCCGGTAG
- a CDS encoding helix-turn-helix domain-containing protein, translating to MKLDVFSLIVLLGALQALFFGLYLYFSPNDNKLQKRSLAFFILILSYNGFETLNWSSELFQFMYLFNLFPFVLIFGLGPSFYLYVRSFRTTVPVRNAWRYYMFVWAAFTIRASLLVIWILHVNGKQAILDPFLLDAWYGTILEPLSVIVFTVFYLMALREYRLLTRMPEEEKTVTRWLKLLLAVMGVFALLWICTVGLPFFMNIGAEKYYVIEIALVVFIYWIGYTSYHRTRVIYITQQKKTQSYFDNLSSEEVESCIKALQQAMEKDKLYLDPELTTASLAAHIGVHSKTLSAVLNQGLQKGFSEYVNTWRVEAVKQMILDPANRKMTITGIAYDCGFNSQPTFQRAFKAVTGQTPRDFMQNTIQIRN from the coding sequence ATGAAACTGGATGTTTTTTCGCTGATCGTGTTATTGGGAGCGCTGCAGGCCCTGTTCTTCGGGTTATACCTTTATTTTTCACCAAATGATAATAAACTGCAGAAGCGTTCGCTTGCTTTCTTCATCCTCATATTGAGCTATAACGGTTTTGAAACACTGAACTGGAGTTCGGAACTTTTCCAGTTCATGTACCTCTTTAACCTGTTCCCTTTTGTATTGATCTTTGGATTAGGGCCATCCTTTTACCTGTATGTACGTTCTTTTCGTACAACTGTTCCCGTACGGAATGCCTGGCGGTATTATATGTTCGTGTGGGCAGCTTTTACGATCCGGGCCTCTTTATTAGTGATCTGGATCCTGCATGTGAATGGCAAGCAGGCCATTCTTGATCCATTTTTACTCGATGCATGGTATGGCACCATCCTGGAGCCCCTGAGCGTGATCGTTTTCACCGTCTTTTACCTGATGGCCCTCCGGGAATACCGTTTACTGACCAGGATGCCGGAAGAGGAAAAGACGGTCACCCGCTGGCTGAAACTCCTGCTGGCGGTGATGGGAGTGTTTGCTTTACTTTGGATCTGCACGGTGGGGCTTCCTTTCTTTATGAATATAGGTGCAGAAAAGTATTATGTAATAGAAATAGCCCTGGTAGTCTTTATTTACTGGATAGGATATACCAGTTACCATCGCACCCGGGTTATTTATATCACTCAGCAGAAGAAAACCCAGTCCTATTTTGATAACCTCTCTTCAGAAGAAGTGGAGAGCTGTATAAAGGCCCTGCAGCAGGCCATGGAAAAAGATAAATTATACTTAGACCCAGAGTTAACCACTGCCAGCCTGGCAGCACATATCGGCGTACATTCCAAAACATTATCTGCCGTGTTGAACCAGGGATTGCAAAAAGGGTTTTCGGAATACGTGAACACCTGGCGGGTGGAAGCGGTCAAACAAATGATCCTGGACCCGGCGAACCGGAAGATGACCATTACCGGTATTGCCTACGATTGCGGTTTCAATTCCCAGCCAACTTTTCAACGGGCATTTAAGGCCGTAACGGGTCAAACACCCCGCGATTTCATGCAAAATACTATTCAAATCCGGAATTGA
- a CDS encoding glycoside hydrolase family 16 protein — protein MKQIILILTTLVTSSFIPAKDNYKLVWADEFNKDGAPDPAKWDYEYGFVRNQEPQWYQPENASCKDGFLVIEAKKERKKNTNYDSTSKYWQRNREYAEYTSACLITKGKFDFKYGKVTMRAKIDIRKGMWPAFWMLGNKKGSTRWPACGEVDIMEYYRGNLLANACWEGENSSAWDEAKWPVADMGGAAWAEKFHEWQLIWDEQKMVISVDGKELNQVDMSKTINVHRGDNPFKENFFLLLNFALGQSGEEIPAENIPAKFIVDYVRVYQ, from the coding sequence ATGAAACAGATCATCCTTATTCTCACAACACTCGTTACTTCTTCCTTTATACCCGCGAAGGATAATTATAAACTGGTATGGGCGGACGAATTCAATAAAGATGGCGCTCCCGATCCTGCAAAATGGGATTATGAATACGGTTTTGTACGGAACCAGGAACCGCAATGGTACCAGCCGGAAAATGCCAGCTGCAAAGATGGCTTCCTGGTCATTGAAGCAAAAAAGGAAAGAAAGAAGAACACTAACTACGATTCCACCAGCAAATATTGGCAGCGCAACCGGGAATATGCGGAATATACCTCCGCCTGCCTGATCACAAAAGGGAAATTCGATTTCAAATATGGTAAGGTGACCATGCGGGCAAAAATAGATATCCGTAAAGGCATGTGGCCCGCCTTCTGGATGCTGGGCAACAAAAAAGGCTCCACCCGCTGGCCTGCCTGCGGTGAAGTGGACATTATGGAATATTACCGTGGCAACCTGCTGGCCAATGCCTGCTGGGAAGGAGAAAATTCATCCGCCTGGGACGAAGCAAAATGGCCTGTGGCAGATATGGGCGGTGCAGCCTGGGCAGAAAAGTTCCATGAATGGCAGCTGATATGGGATGAGCAAAAAATGGTGATCTCTGTAGACGGTAAAGAACTGAACCAGGTGGATATGAGTAAAACCATCAACGTACACCGGGGAGATAATCCCTTTAAGGAGAATTTCTTTTTATTGCTCAACTTCGCATTAGGACAGTCAGGTGAAGAAATCCCTGCAGAAAACATTCCGGCGAAGTTCATTGTTGATTACGTTAGAGTTTACCAGTAA
- a CDS encoding pirin family protein, producing MKKAILHVLSGREKKITEEETVIQPLPHKDFRFANPFIVIHHIGPEEIKAGSELRIHPHPHRGFSPVTFAIQGEGYHMDNAGHSGTISAGGIQWMFAGKGLLHSEGPTKAILEKGGTQEWIQIWVNVPKANKWDDPYYQSAAKDQLPVVLEQEGVQLRLASGEYEGKKSPMKSFTPVIAIIGTIQKGKTVKIDATPGYQALLYVSKGSISANDKESIPFHNLIVFEKENDEIVITALEDAGILFLSAEPIDEPVAAKDNFVMNTAEEVEQAISDYKNGLFGTLQY from the coding sequence ATGAAAAAAGCGATCCTGCATGTATTATCAGGCCGGGAGAAAAAGATCACCGAAGAAGAAACAGTGATACAGCCGCTTCCGCATAAAGATTTCAGATTTGCCAATCCCTTCATAGTGATCCATCACATTGGCCCGGAAGAGATAAAAGCCGGATCGGAGTTGCGCATTCACCCCCATCCGCATCGTGGGTTCTCCCCTGTTACCTTTGCCATCCAGGGAGAAGGGTATCACATGGATAACGCCGGTCATTCCGGCACCATCTCCGCAGGTGGCATTCAATGGATGTTTGCAGGAAAAGGATTACTGCACAGCGAAGGGCCCACCAAAGCGATCTTGGAAAAAGGCGGCACGCAGGAATGGATCCAGATCTGGGTGAATGTACCGAAAGCCAATAAGTGGGATGATCCCTATTACCAATCTGCCGCAAAAGATCAGCTGCCCGTAGTGTTGGAACAGGAAGGCGTACAATTAAGACTGGCCAGCGGGGAATATGAAGGAAAGAAAAGCCCCATGAAAAGCTTCACGCCTGTTATTGCCATCATCGGTACCATTCAGAAGGGCAAAACGGTGAAGATCGATGCTACGCCGGGTTACCAGGCATTATTATATGTTTCAAAAGGCAGTATCTCTGCTAATGATAAAGAATCCATTCCCTTCCACAACCTGATCGTTTTTGAAAAAGAAAATGATGAGATCGTTATCACGGCGCTGGAAGATGCAGGTATCCTGTTCCTCTCCGCAGAACCGATCGATGAGCCGGTTGCCGCTAAGGATAATTTTGTGATGAATACGGCGGAAGAAGTAGAACAGGCCATCTCCGATTACAAAAATGGCCTGTTCGGAACACTGCAATATTAA